The stretch of DNA TGGGCGTCAAAGACTACCTTGGTAGTGTAGTATGTTCCCACCATATAACCACCGGTGGTATGAAGAACTCCCTTTGGCTTTCCTGTTGTGCCAGATGTATAAAGGATAAATAGAGGGTCCTCTGCGTCCATAACTTCGGGCTCACAAGCAGGAGATGATTCCTGTATGAGCTTATCTAAGCTCACAAGCTGTGGATTTTCTCCGTTTAACACATCTTTGTCTCTATCCCATACAACCACCTTATCCACAAAAGAAAACCCATCTATTGCCCTTAAAGCTGTTGAAAGTAAATCTATCTTCTTTCCCCTCCTCTTTGTGTACGTTGCTGTAATCACGATTTTTGCCTTTGCATCTTCTATCCTTGTTCTGAGTGCACCTTCACTAAAGCCCGCAAACACAACGCTATGAATGGCACCAATTCTAGCACATGCTAACATACAAGCAATAGCCTCTATGGTGTTTGGCATGTAAATAGAAATTCTGTCTCCCTTTCTTACACCTAAGGACTTTAAGCCGTTTGCTATTCTACTAACAAGTTCTAAGAGTTCCCCATAAGTTATCTTCTTTTCGTTGTTTTCCTCATCTAGCCATATGTAGGCTACTTTGTTCCTTCTGCCATTGTTTACGTGCCTGTCCAAACAGTTGTAAGTAATGTTTGTCTTAGCTCCTACAAACCACTGAGCGTACGGAAACTGCCAATCCAAAACCTTGTCCCATTTTTTAAACCAGTGAAGCTCTTCTGCCACCTTGGCCCAAAAGCCTTCTCTGTCCCTTATTGACTCTTGATAAAGAGTCTCGTAATCCTTGATCCAAGCCCTGTCTAAGACATCCTTGGGAGGATGGTACTTGTCTTCCACCTTTAAAAGGACCTCATCTTTTGCCTCCATGTTAGACCTCCTTTTTGTTTAAAAATTATAAAAGGATTTTTTGGAAAAATTAGCCCCTTGCTCGCAAAATTCAAAAGTATATGATTAAAATCGTATATTTTTGAAATTAAAAACCGCTTAACATGGCAAATAATTATATGAATAGTCTTATAAACTTGACTATATTCCAAAAATTGCTAAACTAAATAAATCAAAAACCTATAAAAAGGAGGTGGTAGCATGCTATCAAAGGAGCAACTGCAAAGCTATTGGCGGGAAAACCGCAACCTTATGTATCTAGTCCTTGTTATTTGGGCTTTGGTCTCCTATGGAGCAGCTCTCATAGCTGGTTGGCTTAACAAGATAGTTATTTTTGGCTTTCCATTAGGTTATTACATGGGCTCCCAGGGTTCGCTAATAGTTTTCATTCTACTTTTAGTTTTTTATGCAAAAAGTATGAATGAAATTGACAAAAAGTATGGTGTAGAGGAGGAGTGACATGACGCAGGAGGCTTTTGTAAGCAGATTAAAAAAGGTCTATTCTATTTACACCGGTGGCCTCATACTTCTTCTTATCCTATTAGGCATAGGAGAAAAACTCTTCGGATTGTCTCCAGTCTTTATAGGTTATGTTTTTCTCTTTGGAACCATTGCGGTTTATGCAGCTATAGGAATTATTTCAAGGACGGGAAAGGTTGCTGAGTATTATGTGGCAGGAAGAAGAGTTCCGGCAGTCTTCAACGGAATGGCTACTGCGGCGGACTGGATGTCTGCGGCGTCTTTTATCGGAATGGCTGGCGCTTTGGCTTTGCAAGGCTACAATGGGCTTGCCTTTATAATGGGATGGACGGGCGGATATGTTCTGTTGGGTGTTCTCATAGCACCCTATCTTAGAAAGTTCGGAGCATATACAATTCCTGACTTTTTGGATGCAAGGTATGGAGGAAAATTCCCCCGTTTTGTAGGTATAATAGCCACCCTTATTGTTTCTTTCACTTACTTGGTTGCCCAGATAACCGGTGTGGGTATCATAGCCAGCAGACTTTTGGGTATTCCTTTTGAAGTAGGTGTTTTCTTAGGTTTGGTTGGCATACTTGTTTGCTCCTTCTTGGGAGGAATGAGGGCGGTAACTTGGACCCAGGTAGCACAGTATATAGTGCTGATAATCGCTTACCTAATCCCAGTTACGGTTCTCTCTTTCAAATACACAGGAAATCCCGTATCCCAAATATCTTACGGCTTTGCCCTACAGGGAATTGAGCGAAAATTCGCTCAGCTGAAGGATGATCCAAAGGAGCAAGAAGTTAGAGAAATCCACAAGAAAAGGGCAGAGGAGCTAAAAGCCAAGATTGCCGCACTACCCCAAAGCTGGGAAGAAGGAAAGAAAGAGCTTGAAGCAAAGCTTGCATCCCTGCCACCAGATGATCCAAGCAGGGCTGAGCTTGAGCAAAAGCTAAAAGAGTATCCAAAGTCTCCCAAAGAAGCTAAGGAAAAATGGACACAGGCTATGAAGGATGCAGAAGCTGCCTCTAAGCCTCCTAAATCTTACGTTGCTCCACCTTCTGACGCAAAGGGCATGGCAAACTTCTTAGCCCTAACCCTAATGCTAATGTTGGGAACAGCGGGATTACCTCACGTCATAATGAGGTTTTACACCACACCCACCGTCAGAGAGGCAAGGACCTCTGCAGGATGGGCACTCTTCTTCATACTGCTCCTTTACATAACCGCACCCGCTTACGCAGCCTTTGGAAGGTATGAGATGTTAAACCTGGTAGGAAAAGCTTTTTCTGAGATGCCCTCGTGGGTAGAAAGGTGGGCAAAGGTGGGCCTCATCACCATAAAGGACCTAAACGGTGATGGTATTATCCAATTTGCGGAGATAAAGATACATCCCGACATGATAGTCCTTGCCACACCTGAAATTGCAGGTCTTCCCTATGTCATAGCTGGTTTTGTTGCAGCTGGTGGTCTTGCGGCAGCGCTTTCTACAGCGGACGGTCTTTTAATTACCATATCCAACGCCATATCCCACGACCTGTATTACAAGATCATTAACCCAAATCTTTCTCCTTCCACAAGGGTTAAGATAGGAAAGGCCCTACTCTTGATTGTTGCTTTACTGGGTGCTTATGTAGCTTCCTTCAGATTAGCTATAATAGTTGAACTCGTTGCTTGGGCTTTCTCTCTGGCTGCATCTTCCCTGTTCCCAGCGCTGGTGCTTGGAATATGGGACAAAAGAACTAACAAATACGGTGCCATAGCCGGTATAATCGTGGGCCTAAGCGTCACCATAGCCTACCTAATAGCCAGCAGGTTCTACGGGTTTGAGATCTTTGGTATAAAGCCCATCGCCGCTGGTATTTTTGGCATGCCCCTCAACTTCATCGTCACGTTTATAGTCTCTCGTCTAACACCTCCACCACCTAAGGAAATACAAGAGTTTGTGGATAACATCAGGTATCCAAAGGGAGCGGTCAAGGCTGGTGCGGAAGAATGACCTTAGAGCAGTTTTTGAACTACACCCTTGCCTTCTTTATGTGGCTCGTCCTTGGGCGGGCCGCCCTTGAATTTTTTACAAAAGATCTTAACAACTTCTTTTATAGGTTTTTCTACCAATTCACGGAGCCCCTATACAAACCATACAGAGTAGTCTTTCCCTGCTGTCATACAGTTCTGTTGCTCATAACCCTGCTTTTGCTTAGATTTTTGGTAGTTAAAATTCTTTAACATACCATGCTTGATGCGGAGAGGTTTCTAAAAGAGCACGAGCCCTTTAACTACTTGCCGCCAGAGATCCTTAAAAGTGTGGTTTATAGTCTGCAAGTTCAGTATTACAAAAGGGACGAGGTTATATTTCAAGAAGGACAAACACCTCTGAGCAGTTTATACATAGTTAGAAAAGGGGTTGTTCTTCTCAAAAGAGACACAGAAACTCTGGATTATCTTCAAGAGGGAGAAAGCTTTGGTTTTGTTTCTCTACTAACTGGGAAGTCACCTTCTTCTACTGCTGTGGCTTACGAGGACTGTCTTTTGTTTTTGCTTCCTGACAAGATTTTCAAAAAACTCTGCAAAGAATACGAAACCTTTAATCAATACTTTCTCAGGAAGCTGGCAGGTAGGTTTGAAAGAAAAAAAGAAGAAGGAAATACTCTCTTAGAGAGGCTTGCTAGGGTTCAGGTGAAGGATATGAACCCAAAAAGGATACCCGTGGTAGAAGCAAACACCACTTTGGATGCAGTTATAAATCTGATGGCAGAAGAGGATTACAGAGCTGTATTGGTCAGACTTCAAGATGGTTATGGCATCATTACAGAAAGGGACATTATAAAACGTATGCTGGCACAGGGGAAGGATCTGACACAAACTACAGCTGCCGAAATAGCATCTTTCCCTGTATATGGTGTAGAAGAGGAAGACTATCTTATAGATGTTTTAACCCTGATGTCCAAACACGCAATAAGGAGGGTGGTTGTTTTTTCTGATCAAAAACCCACAGGAGTTTTAGAGGATAGAGACATAATACTCTATGAAAGTAGAAATTTTGTTTTCCTCTTTAAGGAAATAGAAAAGTCAAAGGATGAAGAAGATTTAGCATTTCTATACAAGCAAACTGCTAAAGCAATTGTGGAATTAGTTTTAGAAGGAGCAGACCCAGAGAGGGTGGGTAAATACGTATCCGAGCTTAACGACCGTTTTATGAAAAAGGCAGTATTCTTGGCAATAAAAAACCTCGGGGAAGAGCCCTTAGTCCCCTTTTCCATACTCGTTCTGGGAAGCGAAGGTAGACAGGAGCAAAGTTTAAAGACGGACCAAGACAACGCCCTAATTTACAAAGAAGTCCCCATAATAGACTTTGAGCCTAAGGAGTATTTTAAAAGGTTTTCTGAAGAGTACATAAAGGTTTTGTTAAAGGTTGGCTTTCCTCCTTGTCCCGGTAATGTTATGATCTCAAACCCAGAATGGAGAGGATCTCAAGAAGAATGGAAAAAAAGGGTAAATTTATGGATAGACACACCAAAACCCGAGAATATCTTGAGTTCCGCCATATTTTTTGACTTTAGAAGCGTTTTCGGAGACAAAACTCTGGCAGATAGCCTCCAAGAATTTGTGGAAAGAAAGCTAATAGGGCAAAGTCTTTTTTTGAGTTATTTAGTCGGGGAGGGATTAAAATTTAGGCCACCTTTAACCTTTCTTAGAGGTTTTGTAGTTGAAAGGACAGGTGAACATAAAGGTGAGCTTGATATAAAGAAAGGTGGAATCTTTCCCATAGCCCATGGCATCAGATGTGTTAGTCTTGCCAACGGAGTGCGCGAGAGAAATACCTACGACCGAATAAGAAAGCTA from Thermocrinis sp. encodes:
- a CDS encoding VC_2705 family sodium/solute symporter, with product MTQEAFVSRLKKVYSIYTGGLILLLILLGIGEKLFGLSPVFIGYVFLFGTIAVYAAIGIISRTGKVAEYYVAGRRVPAVFNGMATAADWMSAASFIGMAGALALQGYNGLAFIMGWTGGYVLLGVLIAPYLRKFGAYTIPDFLDARYGGKFPRFVGIIATLIVSFTYLVAQITGVGIIASRLLGIPFEVGVFLGLVGILVCSFLGGMRAVTWTQVAQYIVLIIAYLIPVTVLSFKYTGNPVSQISYGFALQGIERKFAQLKDDPKEQEVREIHKKRAEELKAKIAALPQSWEEGKKELEAKLASLPPDDPSRAELEQKLKEYPKSPKEAKEKWTQAMKDAEAASKPPKSYVAPPSDAKGMANFLALTLMLMLGTAGLPHVIMRFYTTPTVREARTSAGWALFFILLLYITAPAYAAFGRYEMLNLVGKAFSEMPSWVERWAKVGLITIKDLNGDGIIQFAEIKIHPDMIVLATPEIAGLPYVIAGFVAAGGLAAALSTADGLLITISNAISHDLYYKIINPNLSPSTRVKIGKALLLIVALLGAYVASFRLAIIVELVAWAFSLAASSLFPALVLGIWDKRTNKYGAIAGIIVGLSVTIAYLIASRFYGFEIFGIKPIAAGIFGMPLNFIVTFIVSRLTPPPPKEIQEFVDNIRYPKGAVKAGAEE
- a CDS encoding DUF4212 domain-containing protein, with product MLSKEQLQSYWRENRNLMYLVLVIWALVSYGAALIAGWLNKIVIFGFPLGYYMGSQGSLIVFILLLVFYAKSMNEIDKKYGVEEE
- a CDS encoding putative nucleotidyltransferase substrate binding domain-containing protein, whose product is MLDAERFLKEHEPFNYLPPEILKSVVYSLQVQYYKRDEVIFQEGQTPLSSLYIVRKGVVLLKRDTETLDYLQEGESFGFVSLLTGKSPSSTAVAYEDCLLFLLPDKIFKKLCKEYETFNQYFLRKLAGRFERKKEEGNTLLERLARVQVKDMNPKRIPVVEANTTLDAVINLMAEEDYRAVLVRLQDGYGIITERDIIKRMLAQGKDLTQTTAAEIASFPVYGVEEEDYLIDVLTLMSKHAIRRVVVFSDQKPTGVLEDRDIILYESRNFVFLFKEIEKSKDEEDLAFLYKQTAKAIVELVLEGADPERVGKYVSELNDRFMKKAVFLAIKNLGEEPLVPFSILVLGSEGRQEQSLKTDQDNALIYKEVPIIDFEPKEYFKRFSEEYIKVLLKVGFPPCPGNVMISNPEWRGSQEEWKKRVNLWIDTPKPENILSSAIFFDFRSVFGDKTLADSLQEFVERKLIGQSLFLSYLVGEGLKFRPPLTFLRGFVVERTGEHKGELDIKKGGIFPIAHGIRCVSLANGVRERNTYDRIRKLTEKGIIEKNFGKDLLETYRFLNMLRFRVQAEKITSGNEPDNYLDPNKLSKQERGMLKDAFKVVENFQELLRDLFSTRFLE
- a CDS encoding YggT family protein; the protein is MTLEQFLNYTLAFFMWLVLGRAALEFFTKDLNNFFYRFFYQFTEPLYKPYRVVFPCCHTVLLLITLLLLRFLVVKIL